AGGCGAGACGATTTGGAGTTCACTCCGCTCTCCCGGTAGGGATCGCTCGCAATCGCTGTCCTAATGGGGTTTTTCTGTCTCCTCGCATTGAACGGTACCGTCAGGTGTCAACACAGATTATGGACCTGTTTGCATGTTTTACTCCGGTGGTTGAGCCAATATCTTTGGATGAGGCTTTTCTTGATGTGACCGGTACGGAACGGCTTTTTGGAACGGCGCGTGATCTGGCAGAGCACATTAGGAAGCAGGTGCGTGATGAGGTCGGCTTGACAGTGTCGGCAGGAGTCGGCACTTCGAAACTAGTGGCTAAGATCGCCTCGGACATGAATAAGCCTGATGGCTTGACGGTAGTTTTGCCAGGCACCGAGATTGAATTTCTTGCTCCACTTGCAATCAATAAATTGCCCGGGGTCGGGCCTGCGGTCTGCAAGCAGTTGAACTTGCTCGGAGTGCGGACGATAGGTGATCTGGCCCGGGTGCCTCTGGCTATTGTGGAAAGAAAACTTGGCCAGGCCGGTCGTCAGTTGCATCAAGCGGCATGGGGCATTGATGACCGGCAGGTCGAGTCAGGGAGAGGTGTGAAATCAATGGGTCATGAGGAAACTTTTGCCGAGGACCTGATAGATTTGACGGTGATCAGGAGGGAGTTGCTCTCTTTGGCGTTAAAGGTGGGAAGTCGTCTGCGCAGGCATGGGCTGGTGGCCCGGACAGTTGTTCTGAAAACGAAGTATTATGATTTTGTCCAAACTACCCGATCCAAGAGTCTTGCGGTCACCGACGATGACGAGACTCTCTACCGGACAGGATGTCAGTTGCTGGTGCAGACCTTGGCGGGACGTAAGCCGTTGCGTCTGCTGGGACTTACCGCTACCAATCTGCACGAGGGATGTCTTGCCCGGCAGGGTTCGCTTTTTGATCATTGTGGTGGCAGGGAGGAGAAGAGGCGGCAGATTAATCAGGCCGTGGATCGGATCAATGCGGTTTATGGTCGAGACGGGATCCGGCCTGCGGCTTTGCTTGAGGAGTAGGCGTTATCC
Above is a window of Desulfobulbaceae bacterium DNA encoding:
- the dinB gene encoding DNA polymerase IV, translating into MTKLPSSIIHLDMDAFFASVEILDNPVLEGQPVIVGGGHRGVVSAASYEARRFGVHSALPVGIARNRCPNGVFLSPRIERYRQVSTQIMDLFACFTPVVEPISLDEAFLDVTGTERLFGTARDLAEHIRKQVRDEVGLTVSAGVGTSKLVAKIASDMNKPDGLTVVLPGTEIEFLAPLAINKLPGVGPAVCKQLNLLGVRTIGDLARVPLAIVERKLGQAGRQLHQAAWGIDDRQVESGRGVKSMGHEETFAEDLIDLTVIRRELLSLALKVGSRLRRHGLVARTVVLKTKYYDFVQTTRSKSLAVTDDDETLYRTGCQLLVQTLAGRKPLRLLGLTATNLHEGCLARQGSLFDHCGGREEKRRQINQAVDRINAVYGRDGIRPAALLEE